A genome region from Penicillium psychrofluorescens genome assembly, chromosome: 3 includes the following:
- a CDS encoding uncharacterized protein (ID:PFLUO_005294-T1.cds;~source:funannotate): protein MASTTGTGWAQLRQQARSLETQTDTLFHTYSQYAALTKPPPTASEEELRTESQLKDILERRESLITQLSRLLDSEATLTSSALKQNNLVRHREVLHDHRRELQRLTAAIAESRDRANLLSNVRSDIDAYHASNPGQAEADYMLEERGRVDNSHNMMDGVLSQAYAINENFGIQRETLTSVNRRIVGAASHVPGVNYLIGKIGNKKRRDAIILGCFIGFCFLMLLFFR from the exons ATGGCTTCCACCACGGGCACCGGATGGGCCCAGCTGCGGCAACAAGCTCGCTCGCTCGAGACTCAA ACAGATACCCTCTTCCACACATACTCGCAGTATGCAGCGCTCACCAAGCCACCACCCACTGCCTCCGAAGAGGAACTCCGCACGGAGTCACAGCTGAAAGATATCCTCGAACGA CGTGAATCCCTCATCACCCAACTATCCCGCCTCCTCGACTCCGAAGCGACCCTCACCTCCTCCGCTCTGAAACAGAACAACCTCGTCCGCCATCGCGAAGtcctccacgaccaccgccgcgaACTGCAGCGCCTAACAGCCGCGATCGCTGAGTCGCGCGACCGCGCCAACCTGCTTTCTAATGTCCGCTCCGACATCGACGCCTACCACGCCTCGAACCCCGGCCAAGCCGAGGCAGACTACATGCTCGAGGAGCGGGGGCGGGTCGACAACAGCCACAACATGATGGATGGCGTGCTGAGCCAGGCGTATGCGATCAATGAGAACTTTGGTATTCAGCGGGAGACTCTCACGTCAGTCAATCGGAGGATTGTTGGCGCGGCCAGCCATGTCCCCGGGGTGAATTATTTGATTGGGAAGATTGGGAATAAGAAGAGGCGCGATGCTATTATTCTGGGGTGCTTTATCGGGTTCTGCTTTTTGATGCTGCTGTTCTTCCGATAG
- a CDS encoding uncharacterized protein (ID:PFLUO_005290-T1.cds;~source:funannotate): MPPRKSTSSVTPADPDESTQLSPTQQPEKNITATEQQLKARAELGVSVEDYLLPRSLTIRLAKAVLPPNTTIQKDAVLAIQKAATVFVSYLSSHANESTLKRTVAPADVLAALSELEFDAFRPRLEQELEAYMQSKADKRKPKKGEGEEGAADGAAATSTETGGAGAAPVGDDGDVEMGDNPAKRVKRDEEGGVAGQGVVDEDETQDEELEEDEEDEEEEEEEQEDEDEDEGEERAEGRGHENDIDHVEDLDRDPRQRGMMDPDADETDEDDGPASQLRDNMGLG, encoded by the exons ATGCCACCGCGCAAATCCACCTCGTCCGTCACACCCGCCGACCCGGACGAGTCGACGCAGTTGTCCCCAACCCAGCAGCCCGAAAAGAACATCACGGCAACGgagcagcagctcaaggcgCGTGCGGAGCTGGGTGTCAGCGTTGAG GACTACCTCCTGCCGCGCTCGCTGACGATACGACTGGCGAAAGCAGTCCTGCCTCCGAATACGACTATCCAGAAAGATGCCGTGCTGGCTATTCAGAAGGCAGCGACGGTGTTTGTGTCGTATCTCTCGTCTCA TGCCAACGAATCTACCCTCAAACGCACCGTCGCACCGGCGGACGTGCTAGCCGCGCTCTCGGAGCTAGAATTCGACGCCTTCCGTCCGCGCCTCGAGCAGGAACTCGAAGCGTACATGCAGAGCAAAGCCGACAAGCGGAAGCCGAAGAaaggcgagggagaagaaggggcgGCCGATGGCGCGGCTGCGACTTCGACCGAGACTGGCGGTGCGGGAGCTGCGCCTgttggggatgatggagacgTAGAGATGGGGGATAATCCTGCTAAGCGGGTGAAgagggatgaagaaggtggtgtTGCAGGGCAGGgtgttgttgatgaggatgagaCGCAGGATGAGGAATtagaggaggatgaggaggatgaggaagaggaagaggaggaacaagaggatgaggacgaggatgaagggGAGGAGCGGGCTGAGGGGCGTGGACATGAGAATGATATTGACCACGTCGAGGATCTAGATCGGGATCCGCGCCAGCGTGGGATGATGGATCCTGATGCTGATGAGacggatgaggatgacggGCCGGCGAGCCAGTTGCGCGATAATATGGGATTGGGATAA
- a CDS encoding uncharacterized protein (ID:PFLUO_005296-T1.cds;~source:funannotate), with protein MAGEAPNKKRFFQALDLLEHSDDDAQNDEDTRLELLISGSRDHRLSKPSASHRPNLITFPRANSDPHPSSTEQEPPRIGISHEDISSRPTGPKVPTVKRSATTGTMPGTKIGVPAGKKRRVSSVKSIPAEQQIFKGLIFFFFPNNDVSPLRRLRIQRAQEYGAQRAREWGADVTHVVVEKGLIFHDLLTHLKLETFPVNVVVVNECYPSDCIKFHSVLSPSHARFRVDGTPEIVEDEGRPAVGEPTVPDSLPLKRSKRERAQSPEPSQIHDSGGNSPVVQSSPAAVTEQVQQSDISTTLRGRDLLDDLIEEAKATSHLPLDPLDFPDDETTAEISDVESQESDSESDRQKANVSRDKAAESWTKNFSCMQKYEPDSRIHNPNNRTIEILQQMLDYYTRTADHWRVLAYRKAINALRRQPTKIVTRTQALSISGIGTRLADKIEEIVLTNRLRRLDNTNGTAEDLIIQEFLGVYGAGLSQASKWVAQGYRSLNDLREKAPLTKNQRIGVERYHDFAQRIPRKEVEAHGEIVRRAVQQVDRDIQVTIMGSYRRGALDSGDIDLMITKPKATLEQIRSLMIDTVVPQLFHNGFLQAGLATTSRQDGSKWHGASTIPGSNIWRRLDLLFVPGSEIGAALIYFTGNDIFNRSMRLLARKKGMCLNQKGLYTDVLRNGQAKLNSGRLVESRDEQRIFATLGVPWRPPEHRIC; from the exons ATGGCGGGGGAGGCCCCGAACAAGAAACGCTTCTTCCAGGCCCTGGACCTCCTGGAACATTCGGACGATGATGCTCAGAATGACGAAGATACCCGCCTGGAGCTTTTGATTTCTGGTTCGAGAGACCACAGGCTTTCAAAACCGAGTGCATCTCATCGGCCGAATCTAATTACATTTCCGCGGGCAAATTCAGAccctcatccttcttccaccgAGCAAGAGCCCCCAAGGATCGGTATCTCTCACGAAGATATCTCTTCAAGACCCACTGGTCCCAAAGTGCCAACTGTGAAACGCTCCGCGACGACAGGGACTATGCCTGGAACCAAGATTGGCGTCCCTGcagggaagaaaagaagagtGAGCAGTGTCAAATCCATTCCAGCAGAGCAGCAGATCTTCAAGGGTCTCATTTTCT TCTTCTTCCCCAATAACGACGTCTCTCCGCTTCGGCGACTGCGTATCCAGCGAGCACAGGAGTATGGTGCCCAGCGAGCGAGAGAATGGGGCGCCGATGTCACTCATGTGGTCGTTGAGAAGGGCTTGATCTTTCATGACCTCCTGACACACCTCAAGCTTGAGACTTTTCCA GTAAATGTGGTTGTAGTCAATGAATGCTACCCGTCAGACTGCATCAAATTTCACTCGGTCCTCAGTCCATCTCACGCACGTTTCCGTGTTGATGGGACTCCAGAGATTGTTGAAGACGAAGGCCGCCCTGCCGTGGGTGAGCCAACTGTTCCTGACTCTTTACCGTTGAAACGCTCGAAAAGAGAACGAGCCCAATCACCGGAACCTTCCCAGATCCATGACAGTGGTGGGAACTCGCCAGTTGTTCAGAGTTCCCCGGCGGCCGTCACTGAGCAAGTACAGCAGTCCGACATCAGCACAACCCTTCGCGGGCGGGATTTGTTAGACGATCTAATCGAAGAGGCTAAAGCGACAAGTCATCTT CCCTTGGATCCACTTGACTTCCCCGACGACGAGACTACAGCGGAGATATCTGATGTCGAGTCCCAGGAGTCAGACTCCGAATCAGACAGACAAAAAGCGAATGTCTCTAGAGACAAGGCGGCTGAATCCTGGACCAAAAACTTCTCCTGCATGCAAAAGTATGAGCCCGATTCGCGAATTCACAATCCGAACAACAGGACCATCGAAATCCTCCAGCAGATGTTAGACTACTATACACGGACTGCGGATCACTGGCGAGTTCTCGCCTATCGCAAGGCGATCAATGCTCTTCGAAGACAACCGACGAAAATCGTGACACGAACGCAGGCTCTATCGATCTCCGGCATTGGGACCCGCCTGGCGGACAAAATCGAGGAAATCGTCCTCACCAACCGGCTTCGCCGTCTTGACAACaccaatggcaccgccgAGGACCTGATCATCCAGGAGTTTCTCGGGGTGTACGGTGCGGGTCTTTCTCAAGCCTCCAAGTGGGTTGCGCAGGGTTACCGGTCGCTGAACGATCTACGTGAGAAGGCGCCCCTGACCAAGAACCAGCGGATCGGGGTGGAGCGATATCACGACTTTGCGCAACGTATTCCTCGGAAGGAGGTCGAGGCCCACGGGGAGATTGTTCGACGGGCGGTCCAGCAGGTCGACCGCGATATCCAGGTGACCATCATGGGCTCGTACCGCCGGGGGGCATTGGACTCGGGGGACATCGATCTCATGAtcaccaagcccaaggccACTCTCGAACAGATCCGGTCGTTGATGATCGATACCGTCGTCCCCCAGCTGTTCCACAACGGATTCTTGCAGGCCGGCCTGGCCACCACGTCGCGACAGGACGGATCCAAGTGGCACGGAGCCTCCACAATTCCTGGCAGCAACATCTGGCGACGACTCGATCTGCTGTTTGTGCCTGGGAGCGAGATCGGGGCTGCACTGATCTACTTTACCGGAAATGACATCTTCAACCGTAGTATGAGGCTGCTGGCGCGTAAGAAGGGGATGTGTCTGAACCAGAAGGGGCTCTACACCGATGTACTGAGAAACGGACAGGCCAAGCTCAATTCTGGTCGGCTGGTGGAGAGCCGAGATGAGCAGCGTATCTTTGCGACTCTGGGGGTTCCGTGGCGGCCTCCAGAGCATCGCATCTGCTAA
- a CDS encoding uncharacterized protein (ID:PFLUO_005291-T1.cds;~source:funannotate) has protein sequence MEFDLSDISDLSSVPSSPPPSERYLTPSSQEGDDPASRGQDPRPAKKRRRKNPLPRERTTQYLNLSQANGDEDQYDQLNLLVKTLRHQKDIVAIAGAGISTSAGIPDFRSTDGLFKSLQQKHNLKASGKLLFDAAVYQDDALTASFHEMVRSLSEDAEKTDPTAFHHMLARLGQESRLKRLYTQNIDGIETSMPPLATEVPLNVKGRWPVTIQLHGSLEKMVCQKCRYLCDFDRDKFNQPDAPACSECSVKNDFREKTGQRSHGVGRMRPRIVLYNEHNPDEEAITSVMNADIKSRPRVLIVAGTSLKIPGVRRLVKSLCTVIRSRKDGVTMWINNEPPNGKEFENCFDLIVQGSCDQVASMVNLKQWDDSTPCLESSPEPIIPAKRRLHEECSSSDVEVHKARNAVSVVQRREAYGNLVNPASRGRNLNDVLKANRTTGPAKGGRKKAATTAAASKKPARKPQASKVSKAVPKTTKAATSAKITSFTKVSKSSKTTGTTSKLKIDGKPMHPVPVGAARMNGLMFPGLVSKPAIITPDTTPSEVL, from the exons ATGGAGTTTGATCTCTCCGACATCTCCGACCTGAGCTCCGTGCCCTCGTCGCCGCCCCCCTCAGAGCGGTACTTGACTCCGTCATCCCAGGAAGGGGATGATCCTGCTTCGCGTGGCCAAGACCCTCGCCCGGCCAAGAAGAGGCGTCGCAAGAACCCCTTGCCCCGGGAACGCACCACGCAGTATCTCAACCTGTCCCAGGCCAATGGTGATGAGGATCAATACGACCAACTAAACCTGCTGGTCAAGaccctccgccaccaaaaGGACATTGTTGCCATTGCAGGCGCCGGTatctccacctcggcggGTA TCCCGGATTTCCGCTCCACCGATGGGCTGTTCAAATCATTACAACAAAAGCACAACCTCAAGGCCTCGGGTAAGCTTCTTTTCGATGCGGCCGTCTACCAGGATGACGCTTTGACCGCGTCCTTCCACGAAATGGTACGGTCGCTGTCCGAGGATGCTGAAAAGACCGACCCGACCGCGTTCCACCACATGCTGGCCCGACTCGGCCAAGAGTCGCGTCTGAAGCGCCTGTACACCCAGAACATTGATGGGATCGAGACCTCGAtgccgccgctggccaccGAGGTCCCGTTGAACGTCAAGGGCCGCTGGCCCGTCACCATCCAGTTGCACGGCAGCCTCGAGAAGATGGTATGCCAGAAATGTCGCTACCTGTGCGACTTTGACCGCGACAAGTTCAACCAACCAGATGCGCCCGCTTGCTCCGAGTGCTCGGTGAAAAATGATTTCCGTGAAAAAACCGGCCAGCGCAGCCATGGAGTTGGACGCATGCGGCCCCGCATTGTCTTGTACAACGAACACAACccggacgaggaagccatCACATCGGTCATGAACGCGGATATCAAGTCGCGTCCCCGCGTGTTAATTGTCGCTGGCACCAGCTTGAAGATTCCCGGAGTGCGCCGACTGGTCAAGAGCTTGTGCACCGTTATCCGCAGTCGCAAGGACGGCGTCACCATGTGGATCAACAACGAACCGCCCAACGGCAAGGAATTCGAGAATTGCTTCGACCTCATCGTTCAGGGATCCTGTGACCAGGTGGCCAGTATGGTCAATCTGAAACAGTGGGACGACTCAACCCCATGCCTCGAGTCCTCACCCGAGCCCATCATTCCTGCCAAGCGTCGCCTGCACGAGGAGTGCTCGTCGTCCGACGTCGAGGTTCACAAGGCTCGCAATGCGGTCTCCGTGGTC CAACGACGAGAAGCCTACGGCAACCTGGTGAACCCAGCCAGCCGCGGCCGCAACCTCAACGATGTCCTCAAGGCCAACCGGACCACCGGCCCCGCCAAGGGTGGtcgcaagaaggccgctaCTACTGCGGCCGCCTCCAAGAAACCCGCTCGGAAACCGCAGGCCTCCAAGGTATCCAAAGCGGTCCCCAAGACGACCAAGGCGGCCACCTCGGCCAAGATCACGTCCTTCACCAAGGTCAGCAAGTCTTCCAAGACCACGGGCACTACCAGCAAGCTCAAGATCGACGGCAAACCCATGCACCCTGTCCCGGTTGGTGCAGCGCGCATGAATGGCCTTATGTTTCCTGGTCTGGTCTCAAAGCCGGCTATTATCACGCCCGACACAACTCCATCCGAAGTGTTGTAG
- a CDS encoding uncharacterized protein (ID:PFLUO_005293-T1.cds;~source:funannotate) — MSSKVKAGQLWGKNKDELSKQLEELRTELAQLRVQKIASGASSKTMRISDVRKSIARVLTVINANQRAQLRLFYKNKKYLPLDLRPKLTRDLRRRLTKHEATRTIEKQRKRQIHFPQRKYAVKV, encoded by the exons ATG TCGtccaaggtcaaggccgGTCAGCTCTGGGGGAAGAACAAGGACGAGCTCtccaagcagctcgaggagttGCGCACTGAGCTCGCTCAGCTCCGCGTCCAGAAGATTGCCAGCGGCGCCTCGTCGAAGACTATGCGGAT CTCCGATGTCCGCAAGTCGATCGCCCGCGTCCTGACCGTCATCAACGCCAACCAGCGCGCCCAGCTGCGTCTGTTctacaagaacaagaagTACCTCCCGCTCGACCTCCGCCCCAAGCTCACCCGTgatctgcgccgccgtctcACCAAGCACGAGGCCACCCGTACcatcgagaagcagcgcaagCGCCAGATCCACTTCCCCCAGCGGAAGTACGCCGTCAAGGTATGA
- a CDS encoding uncharacterized protein (ID:PFLUO_005295-T1.cds;~source:funannotate), protein MWKPSIHHLEASLLLRTGRCLGCQFRLSATPSALRYYATQNSSKKLSGTESKPPTQPLRTSPGARKPSGFRFQQNPSRDQSAQPGDADFILPTLDRPIGCAAPPEEGENTGIDSRSIRQRRDDFVNYDRHIERRKELTRQVAKPYFREWSNLRHAQGKTFVSNPRLFRGDKALYFPNMYGTTLASPKEPQNTTSVLRGKISIVTLFSSLWAENQVATFTGPKQNPILAEALAKSGQIAQKVDINLEENRMRAWLVKRFMWRMRQKLPAHQHERYFLVQKGVTEVLKEAIGMMNSKVGYVYLVDAECRIRWAGSGPAEETEMAALNAGLLKLIAEKQNAAQ, encoded by the exons ATGTGGAAACCCTCCATACACCATCTAGAggcctctcttctcctccggaCAGGCCGCTGTCTGGGCTGTCAATTCCGTCTCAGCGCAACTCCCTCCGCCCTGCGCTACTATGCCACACAGAACAGCAGCAAGAAACTGAGCGGCACCGAGAGCAAACCTCCAACCCAGCCGCTCCGCACATCGCCCGGAGCAAGAAAGCCCTCGGGTTTCCGATTCCAGCAGAATCCCTCGCGGGACCAGTCTGCGCAGCCGGGCGATGCGGACTTCATTCTGCCGACCCTCGACCGACCGATTGGCTGTGCAGCACccccagaagaaggagaaaatACCGGGATTGACTCGCGCTCCATACGGCAGCGGCGGGATGACTTTGTCAACTATGACCGGCATATTGAGCGCCGCAAGGAACT GACGAGACAAGTCGCAAAGCCATATTTCCGAGAATGGTCCAACCTGCGCCACGCCCAGGGCAAGACCTTCGTATCGAACCCGCGGCTCTTCCGAGGCGACAAGGCCCTATACTTCCCCAACATGTACGGCACGACACTCGCGTCCCCAAAAGAACCACAGAACACCACCTCCGTCCTACGCGGCAAGATCTCCATCGTCACCCTATTCTCCAGTCTCTGGGCCGAGAACCAAGTTGCGACGTTTACGGGGCCGAAGCAGAACCCGATATTAGCAGAGGCGCTCGCGAAGAGCGGACAGATCGCGCAGAAAGTGGATATCAATCTAGAAGAAAATCGCATGCGGGCGTGGCTGGTGAAACGGTTCATGTGGCGGATGCGCCAGAAGTTGCCTGCGCACCAGCATGAACGGTACTTCCTGGTGCAGAAGGGGGTAACCGAGGTGCTGAAGGAGGCGATTGGGATGATGAACTCCAAGGTCGGCTACGTCTACCTGGTGGACGCGGAGTGTCGCATCCGCTGGGCGGGCAGTGGGCCGGCTgaggagacggagatggCTGCGCTGAATGCCGGTCTGCTGAAGCTGATTGCCGAAAAGCAAAATGCTGCCCAATAA
- a CDS encoding uncharacterized protein (ID:PFLUO_005292-T1.cds;~source:funannotate), which translates to MPLIMEDGINVDDLFGEPNSLALGLPPAPSTKGLAQCLDEMRLLGCCEKIAWSRLGCIACISADGLRVNVRHLQCLSSDGKWVLGDESPLGPVTEAHGSNPLVHLSWNETGSELAAVDCSGRISIYSISIALNSITGLRQASFDSSDDSNQIVGMMWLNSQRSIHAFHQAAKVNGRWAYSPFRRRPLGPFHPANKGGLLCVTRAGQIKLIYQNPDSKWAELPAELKNTGYSDRLLTHAAMAATQSGILLATYSACQKICVYRVNIVWTPAQWDPTQAKQPNQFPIPAFRFLHCKVETPGNDLSVIRSPDEHVDQPLPPSNSLYSLTRLDIMPGQIDSPAGSTASPWIFAVFSKPIHAAPEYPDQQGPASVIVRWHLESVSQTLHSKFDEVMSKNNNMQAKTKMELHRLEDISTDKYIVSVDVIEHGTVLAVTHDDSSITFYDTRTMAVFNGLDDANTVTCLAQAGFQYPIETPGLYTCFSPNACLCVSLDSEGQIQLRAMEHSFGSTGGLYDESKFSAAIAALTLAFSRGCGSDVNTDDILMVALRQLSPEAQTTFIGEVYRALPVNCNFTTEQEKLMSHPYIPRCLSLQAALGFVGRLHRRPLASAVPWAILQLRHASVLFAYFFQYNKGGQSEAHDPDVLRMVLGNTKWSLDFLHYLLNEIFDLADDFEGVFNDQEAFAQKLKTSNSLPLFILLSSMSRAFLRFICRGLRGVHAGFTNANPAALVGDSRIYYTEICQTLEASPVRIDVYEKFLAGIDSAVKHAYQGAGFGDAERPGPEKELLVNARIPPVLVAAVATLLRQTVPTLKGEINRMAIFLRDYSWLGFGTDPRTMEYRKRHDLDILKKFPLRPPLPVGGGGRAAQPVKRRRCVRCCEVSGDTTLPRSLLSFKMIAKLGLLRSCLCGGMWTLETVPASDAASTQSGK; encoded by the exons ATGCCGTTGATCATGGAGGACGGCATCAATGTGGACGACCTCTTCGGCGAACCCAACTCCCTCGCGCTGGGTCTGCCGCCGGCGCCCTCGACCAAGGGGCTTGCCCAATGTCTCGATGAGATGCGCCTGCTGGGCTGCTGCGA GAAGATTGCCTGGTCGCGGCTGGGGTGCATTGCGTGCATCTCCGCCGACGGGCTACGAGTCAACGTACGCCATCTGCAATGTCTTTCGTCGGACGGGAAATGGGTGCTCGGGGACGAGTCACCGCTAGGCCCCGTCACCGAGGCGCATGGCAGCAATCCGCTGGTCCATCTGTCCTGGAACGAGACCGGCTCGGAATTGGCCGCCGTGGACTGCTCCGGGCGGATATCGATCTACTCCATCTCAATTGCACTCAACAGCATCACGGGGCTGCGCCAGGCATCCTTTGATTCCAGCGACGACAGCAATCAGATCGTCGGGATGATGTGGCTCAACAGCCAGCGATCC ATCCATGCATTCCACCAGGCGGCCAAAGTCAACGGCCGCTGGGCTTATTCGCCCTTTCGCCGACGGCCACTGGGCCCTTTTCATCCAGCGAACAAAGGCGGCCTGCTCTGTGTGACCAGGGCTGGCCAGATCAAACTGATCTATCAAAACCCAGACAGCAAGTGGGCTGAATTGCCGGCCGAGCTGAAGAACACCGGTTATTCCGACAGGCTGTTGACTCAtgcggccatggctgctACGCAGT CCGGTATTCTTCTTGCAACATATTCTGCATGCCAGAAGATTTGCGTATATCGGGTGAACATTGTCTGGACGCCGGCACAGTGGGACCCGACTCAAGCAAAACAGCCAAATCAGTTCCCCATCCCGGCTTTTCGGTTTCTTCATTGCAAAGTTGAAACGCCTGGTAATGACCTCAGCGTCATCCGCAGCCCGGACGAGCATGTGGACCAACCATTGCCACCTTCCAACTCGTTGTACTCGTTAACGAGACTGGACATCATGCCCGGACAGATTGACAGTCCGGCAGGATCCACAGCGAGCCCATGGATTTTTGCCGTATTCTCAAAACCCATCCATGCTGCTCCCGAATATCCAGATCAACAGGGCCCAGCGAGTGTGATTGTTCGATGGCACCTAGAGTCGGTATCTCAAACCCTTCATTCGAAATTTGATGAAGTTATGTCCAAGAATAATAATATGCAAGCAAAG ACTAAAATGGAGCTGCATCGACTTGAGGATATCTCCACTGACAAATACATTGTTTCAGTCGATGTGATCGAGCACGGCACCGTTCTCGCTGTCACTCACGATGACAGTTCAATCACATTCTATGATACGAGAACGATGGCCGTCTTCAACGGACTGGATGATGCCAACACGGTGACCTGCTTGGCCCAGGCAGGCTTTCAGTATCCGATAGAGACACCAG GCCTTTATACATGCTTCTCTCCGAATGCCTGTTTATGTGTTTCGCTGGACAGCGAGGGGCAAATTCAGCTTAGGGCCATGGAGCACTCATTCGGTTCGACAGGAGGTCTCTACGATGAGA GCAAATTCTCCGCAGCTATCGCCGCACTGACCTTGGCATTCAGCCGTGGGTGTGGAAGTGACGTGAACACCGATGATATTCTCATGGTAGCTTTACGACAGCTCTCGCCAG AGGCCCAGACAACGTTCATCGGCGAAGTATATCGTGCACTGCCGGTCAACTGCAACTTCACCACCGAGCAAGAAAAGCTCATGAGTCACCCTTATATCCCCCGTTGTCTCAGCTTGCAAGCGGCTTTGGGATTCGTGGGCAGACTTCACCGGCGCCCACTTGCCTCTGCCGTGCCGTGGGCGATACTTCAGCTTCGTCATGCTTCCGTCCTATTTGCGTACTTCTTCCAGTACAACAAAGGCGGGCAGAGCGAGGCCCATGATCCAG ATGTCCTTCGCATGGTTCTCGGCAACACCAAGTGGTCCTTGGATTTTCTCCACTACCTCCTGAACGAGATATTCGATCTAGCCGATGACTTTGAGGGAGTTTTCAATGACCAAGAAGCATTCGCACAGAAGC TGAAAACCAGcaactccctccccctcttcaTTCTACTCTCCAGCATGTCCCGCGCCTTCCTCCGCTTCATCTGCCGAGGCCTCCGCGGCGTCCACGCAGGCTTCACAAACGCCAACCCGGCCGCCCTTGTGGGCGACTCACGAATCTACTACACCGAAATCTGCCAAACCCTCGAAGCCTCGCCGGTCCGAATAGACGTGTACGAGAAATTTTTGGCGGGCATCGACTCCGCCGTGAAACACGCCTATCAAGGTGCAGGCTTCGGAGACGCCGAGCGGCCGGGcccagaaaaagaactaCTTGTCAACGCGCGTATCCCGCCCGTCCTCGTTGCAGCCGTGGCAACCCTCCTACGGCAGACGGTGCCGACTCTCAAGGGAGAAATCAACCgcatggccatcttcctgcgTGATTACAGCTGGCTTGGATTCGGGACCGATCCGCGCACAATGGAGTATCGGAAACGACACGATCTGGATATCCTGAAGAAGTTCCCGCTGCGACCTCCTTTGCcggttggtggtggtggccgtgcAGCTCAGCCCGTTAAGCGGAGGCGCTGCGTGCGCTGCTGTGAGGTCTCGGGGGATACGACGCTGCCGCGCTCATTGTTGTCGTTTAAAATGATTGCTAAACTGGGGCTCTTGCGTTCTTGCTTGTGTGGTGGGATGTGGACGCTGGAGACAGTGCCTGCCAGTGATGCTGCCTCTACGCAGTCGGGAAAGTAG